Proteins encoded together in one Candidatus Epulonipiscium sp. window:
- a CDS encoding LCP family protein, translating to MANKDKKKSKAYLIRRFFSIVFLMVFSFLVLAGIGTTGYLHFTKDRDIVEDDNTDEDKKGVLDFFKKNPKKIRTNVAIFGVDEDQTRTDVMMVATFNSETKKIDLISIPRDTRVFLTEATLADMRSRNSRVPDTVKINEVHAYAGKERASEYSVKEIERLLGIKIDYYIKMNLEGFRKIVDKMDGVDINLPRDFYYVDRSGGLYINLKAGPQTLYGKEAEQLVRWRKNNDGSGYGDLGRIETQQLFLKAFAKKALSPRNIPNIPSIVTTLFKYIDTDVNLDDALKYVKYLSDIDLENINMVTIPGEARMIGSKSYFIHDEIETKELVDKIFYTDEKKEEPPTTEDSKDAHIEVLNGGSVGGLAQKTSDELKIAGYNVVKIGNYKGTKEQKTRIFVKKEGWGEDLKEYFENSTVIINDSTLDANVDIQIVLGLDEK from the coding sequence ATGGCTAACAAGGACAAGAAAAAAAGCAAAGCTTATCTGATTAGGAGATTTTTTTCTATAGTATTTTTAATGGTCTTTTCCTTTTTGGTACTAGCTGGTATTGGAACTACAGGATACCTGCATTTTACAAAGGACAGGGATATTGTAGAGGATGACAATACTGATGAAGATAAAAAAGGTGTTCTTGACTTTTTTAAGAAGAACCCAAAGAAAATTAGAACCAATGTAGCAATATTTGGAGTTGATGAGGACCAGACAAGAACCGATGTAATGATGGTTGCAACTTTTAATAGCGAAACTAAGAAAATAGATCTTATTTCTATTCCAAGGGATACAAGGGTGTTTTTAACGGAGGCGACTCTAGCAGATATGAGAAGCAGGAATTCCAGGGTTCCTGATACGGTAAAAATTAATGAAGTCCATGCTTATGCAGGGAAGGAAAGAGCAAGCGAATACTCTGTTAAAGAGATAGAAAGGCTTCTTGGCATCAAAATAGATTATTATATTAAAATGAATCTAGAAGGTTTTCGTAAAATAGTAGACAAAATGGACGGAGTTGATATTAATTTACCTAGGGATTTTTATTATGTCGATAGATCCGGTGGATTATACATTAATCTAAAGGCAGGACCTCAGACTTTATATGGAAAAGAGGCCGAACAACTGGTCCGCTGGAGAAAAAACAATGATGGTAGTGGCTATGGGGATTTAGGAAGAATAGAAACCCAACAGTTATTCCTAAAAGCCTTTGCTAAAAAGGCTCTAAGCCCTAGAAATATACCTAATATTCCTTCCATCGTTACAACCTTATTCAAGTATATAGATACAGATGTTAACCTAGATGATGCCCTTAAATATGTTAAGTATTTAAGTGATATAGATTTAGAGAATATAAATATGGTTACTATTCCAGGGGAAGCTAGAATGATAGGCTCCAAATCATATTTTATTCATGATGAAATAGAAACAAAAGAATTAGTGGATAAGATATTTTATACAGATGAGAAAAAAGAGGAACCCCCTACAACAGAGGATAGCAAGGATGCCCACATAGAAGTTTTAAATGGAGGTTCTGTCGGAGGATTGGCTCAAAAAACCAGCGATGAATTAAAGATAGCTGGTTATAATGTTGTGAAAATAGGAAACTATAAAGGAACAAAGGAACAAAAGACGAGAATTTTCGTCAAGAAAGAAGGATGGGGCGAAGATCTTAAAGAGTACTTTGAAAATAGTACAGTTATAATTAATGATTCTACATTAGATGCAAACGTAGATATACAAATAGTACTGGGTTTAGATGAAAAGTAG
- a CDS encoding LCP family protein — protein MNDNKKTNNNKTTKIIIFLGAITCIFGIVLIVVGFIGKIDDFDTTQETISKDTLEDNKNKNTGDNSSDKEKPKVEEITALIIGVDESKGLADTVMIANFNPKDNTIKFISIPRDLYINFNDFRYSHIKEENDSLKISYCKLTEVYSNAGNDEKAITTLKKIAEEIVGIPMEYYVKVDLDGFRAIIDLVDGIEIDVPQNLDYDDWSQGLHIHLKKGLQVLDGEKAEQLVRCRYGYIDGDMGRIRMQQAVLKVLGKKVLGIKNPIKIIELVKEGYKYIETDFTLMDGIKYIKYLVDINVEDIFKEENMVTIPTGGEKIDDIWYEIQYEEKTKEILDKLFNK, from the coding sequence ATGAACGATAATAAGAAAACGAATAATAATAAAACAACAAAAATAATAATATTTTTAGGTGCTATTACATGTATTTTTGGGATTGTATTAATTGTTGTTGGATTTATCGGAAAAATTGATGATTTTGATACTACCCAAGAAACCATATCAAAAGACACTTTAGAGGATAACAAAAATAAAAATACAGGGGATAATTCTAGTGATAAAGAAAAACCAAAAGTAGAAGAAATTACAGCTTTAATTATCGGTGTTGATGAATCAAAGGGATTAGCAGATACAGTAATGATAGCAAATTTTAATCCGAAGGATAATACCATAAAATTCATATCTATCCCAAGAGATTTATATATAAATTTTAATGACTTTAGATATTCACATATTAAAGAAGAAAATGATTCCCTTAAAATAAGCTATTGTAAATTAACAGAGGTATATAGTAATGCTGGAAATGATGAAAAAGCAATAACAACCTTGAAAAAAATAGCAGAAGAAATAGTAGGTATTCCCATGGAATATTATGTTAAAGTGGATTTGGATGGATTTAGGGCCATCATTGATTTGGTTGATGGGATTGAAATTGATGTGCCTCAAAACCTAGATTATGATGATTGGTCTCAAGGCCTTCATATTCATCTGAAAAAAGGATTGCAAGTTTTAGATGGAGAAAAGGCAGAACAGCTGGTTAGATGTCGCTATGGATATATCGATGGTGATATGGGAAGAATTAGAATGCAGCAGGCAGTTTTAAAGGTCTTAGGTAAGAAAGTTTTAGGAATCAAAAATCCTATTAAAATAATAGAGTTGGTTAAAGAAGGATATAAATATATAGAAACAGACTTTACATTAATGGACGGAATTAAATATATAAAATATTTAGTGGATATTAATGTGGAAGATATTTTTAAAGAAGAAAATATGGTGACCATTCCAACTGGCGGAGAAAAAATTGATGATATTTGGTATGAGATACAGTATGAAGAAAAAACAAAGGAAATATTAGATAAACTATTTAATAAATAG
- a CDS encoding phosphodiester glycosidase family protein, with amino-acid sequence MERKYNKVFYIWIALFFVLSTSFTPVINAKTTNVLYQNINEKEIRSGVGYTLDRRLTEDGWLDTHVLKVDLTNPKIRLDVIESTNQYNIKEKTTDLITQNGAVAGINGDFFDMSKNPTGSLGMVVRNGKLVSTYNYINLSENKWTTFFIGKNKEAFIDFCKVRMGFYNEKGIGLELSGINKVTSFKKAVYIDRKAYTSTAEIDAKHKNLYKIVVEDDIVMHISKQGEVVEVPKEGYVIVMDEPTAVLKKDEFEIGQKVKFDIETSVDMNRIQMALGGAGKIVDRGLVPLSPGHLVAPNTRNPRTALGISKDKKTLYLVAVDGRSHSIGATHSEMTSLLLEYGVYDAIHLDGGGSTSIAARPMGKYETVLLNKPSDGSERKVVNGLGVFLDAPTGNLLGLKIIPQQDRVFKNTGVTMNIIGYDENLNPVSISADEIKWSTEKIQGKWSKNVFYPSTTGIGNITAQIGNIKSSVSIVSMEEPKELKANFSAIKIKPGESVNLWVVGLDSEGYKAPIDQNKIIWKVDPNLGKVTGEKLTAGNTVGQGILEGVYGEIKIYIPVAIGKKVIPIESFEKSLKIEATSYPSYVNREVTFDKTIKYHGEQSIKMDYSFKAKPNETQAAYINFKEPINLGKKPKAVGIWVYGDDSRDWLRAKVIDSKGQNHVINLASQINWTGWKYVQGEIPAAASFPVSLEQIYSVTLNTTIERKNTIYIDHISSIESNEVTIKDLPKSTKIKDKYEKTLSKTASNKYYDITVLGTGFLDKNNPLNDKIKKEVLNEMNKDSTFSIYAGNMDIKDPDILVPYMKWNNQYKVNDINNTRIIQISASKGGIRATNPEQWKYLQKDLDTSKDNIIIVMDKNPQASGSFKDSMEAELFHTVLRDFKKEKNKNIFVIAFQEVGTEVQIREGIRYFHLNSINYDDSSTGFSILRFRSNEEEIKYEIQSAYK; translated from the coding sequence ATGGAAAGAAAATATAATAAGGTATTTTATATATGGATTGCTTTGTTTTTTGTTCTATCTACTAGTTTTACACCAGTTATAAATGCAAAAACAACCAATGTATTATATCAAAATATTAATGAGAAGGAAATTAGAAGTGGGGTTGGCTATACCTTAGATAGACGTCTAACAGAGGATGGCTGGCTTGATACCCATGTTTTAAAAGTGGATTTAACAAATCCCAAAATAAGATTGGATGTGATAGAATCAACCAATCAATACAATATAAAAGAAAAAACAACAGATTTAATCACACAAAATGGAGCTGTTGCAGGAATAAATGGAGATTTTTTTGATATGTCCAAAAACCCAACAGGTTCGCTGGGTATGGTAGTACGTAATGGAAAATTGGTATCTACATATAATTATATTAATTTAAGTGAAAATAAATGGACAACCTTTTTTATAGGTAAAAACAAAGAAGCATTTATAGATTTTTGTAAGGTTCGTATGGGATTTTATAATGAAAAAGGGATTGGACTTGAGTTATCGGGGATTAATAAGGTAACCAGTTTTAAAAAAGCAGTATACATAGATAGAAAAGCATACACATCCACAGCGGAGATAGATGCAAAACATAAGAATTTATATAAAATTGTTGTGGAAGATGATATAGTTATGCATATTTCCAAACAGGGAGAAGTAGTGGAAGTTCCAAAAGAAGGTTATGTTATCGTTATGGATGAACCGACTGCAGTCTTAAAAAAAGATGAGTTTGAGATTGGACAGAAGGTGAAATTTGACATTGAAACATCGGTGGATATGAATAGAATTCAGATGGCCTTAGGGGGAGCCGGCAAGATTGTTGATAGGGGACTTGTTCCACTAAGTCCAGGACATTTAGTAGCTCCTAATACTAGAAATCCACGGACAGCCTTGGGTATTTCAAAAGACAAAAAGACATTATATTTAGTGGCAGTGGACGGACGAAGCCATAGCATAGGTGCAACTCATAGTGAAATGACTTCTTTGCTCCTTGAATATGGAGTTTATGATGCGATCCACCTAGATGGAGGGGGTTCTACATCCATAGCTGCAAGGCCCATGGGTAAATATGAAACAGTTCTTTTAAACAAACCCTCCGATGGTTCGGAAAGAAAAGTTGTTAATGGTCTTGGAGTATTTTTAGATGCCCCTACTGGAAACTTATTAGGGCTTAAAATTATACCACAACAAGATAGGGTATTTAAGAATACAGGAGTTACAATGAATATTATAGGCTACGATGAAAATCTAAATCCCGTATCTATTTCTGCGGATGAGATTAAATGGAGTACAGAAAAGATTCAGGGTAAGTGGTCTAAAAATGTATTTTATCCAAGTACAACAGGTATCGGAAATATAACAGCCCAGATTGGAAATATAAAGAGCAGTGTTTCTATAGTAAGTATGGAAGAGCCTAAGGAACTAAAAGCAAATTTTTCTGCCATAAAAATAAAGCCTGGAGAAAGCGTTAATTTATGGGTTGTTGGATTAGATAGTGAGGGCTATAAAGCGCCAATTGACCAAAATAAAATCATATGGAAAGTAGATCCTAACCTAGGAAAAGTAACAGGTGAAAAATTGACTGCGGGCAATACGGTAGGACAAGGGATTTTAGAAGGCGTTTATGGTGAAATAAAGATATATATTCCTGTAGCTATAGGGAAAAAAGTTATACCTATAGAATCCTTTGAAAAATCACTAAAAATAGAAGCAACATCGTATCCTAGTTATGTCAATAGGGAAGTAACTTTTGATAAGACTATAAAATATCATGGGGAGCAATCTATAAAGATGGATTATTCCTTTAAGGCGAAGCCAAATGAAACCCAGGCAGCATATATTAACTTTAAGGAGCCAATAAACTTAGGGAAAAAACCCAAGGCAGTTGGAATATGGGTTTATGGAGATGACTCAAGGGATTGGTTAAGAGCTAAAGTAATTGATTCCAAGGGTCAAAACCATGTGATTAACCTTGCAAGTCAAATAAATTGGACAGGATGGAAATATGTCCAAGGGGAAATACCGGCGGCGGCTAGTTTTCCAGTATCCTTAGAACAAATATATTCAGTCACGCTTAACACCACGATAGAACGTAAAAATACCATTTACATAGACCATATATCTAGTATCGAATCTAATGAGGTAACAATCAAAGATTTGCCTAAGAGCACTAAGATAAAAGATAAATATGAAAAAACTCTATCAAAAACCGCATCCAATAAATACTATGATATAACTGTTTTGGGTACTGGGTTTTTGGATAAAAACAATCCATTAAATGATAAAATAAAAAAAGAAGTATTAAATGAAATGAACAAAGACTCCACCTTTAGCATTTATGCAGGTAATATGGATATAAAAGACCCCGATATATTGGTTCCATATATGAAATGGAACAACCAATATAAAGTAAATGATATAAATAACACAAGGATTATTCAAATTAGTGCCTCAAAAGGTGGGATTAGGGCAACTAATCCTGAACAATGGAAATACCTTCAAAAGGATTTGGATACCTCAAAGGACAATATAATAATCGTAATGGATAAAAATCCCCAGGCTTCAGGAAGCTTTAAGGATTCCATGGAGGCAGAATTATTCCATACGGTTTTAAGGGATTTTAAAAAAGAAAAAAACAAAAATATATTTGTGATTGCTTTTCAGGAAGTAGGGACAGAGGTCCAAATTAGAGAAGGAATTAGATATTTTCATTTAAATAGTATCAATTATGATGATAGCAGCACAGGTTTTTCTATTTTAAGATTTAGGAGTAATGAAGAGGAGATAAAATATGAAATCCAATCGGCGTATAAATAA
- a CDS encoding SDR family oxidoreductase: MDFKNKIVLVTGSSRGIGKEIALTFAKKGATLIINGSKNEEDLKILQKDIEKLGGKCLYFLGDVSDYDFVSSMFKTIYKNFEQIDVLINNAGISHIGLFTELTPKQWKRIINVNLDSIYNCTHNALSPMIRNHRGSIINISSIWGISGASCEVAYSTSKGGINSFTKALAKELGPSNIRINAIACGVIDTTMNDFLSKDEKDELINQIPLMSMGSPSDVANLCLYLASDKSKYMTGQIISLDGGML, encoded by the coding sequence TTGGATTTTAAAAATAAGATAGTTTTAGTAACGGGCTCTTCAAGAGGTATAGGAAAAGAAATTGCTCTAACCTTTGCCAAAAAAGGAGCAACCCTCATAATCAATGGTTCTAAGAATGAAGAAGACCTAAAAATTCTTCAAAAAGATATAGAAAAACTAGGTGGAAAATGTCTTTATTTTTTAGGAGATGTGTCCGATTATGATTTTGTTTCATCTATGTTTAAAACTATATATAAAAATTTTGAGCAAATAGATGTACTTATCAACAATGCAGGAATTTCTCATATAGGGTTATTCACAGAATTAACACCCAAGCAGTGGAAAAGAATTATAAATGTTAATTTGGACTCTATATATAATTGTACCCATAATGCCCTTTCGCCTATGATTAGAAATCATAGGGGAAGTATTATTAATATATCTTCTATTTGGGGTATTAGTGGAGCTTCCTGTGAAGTAGCTTACTCCACTTCTAAAGGTGGGATTAATAGCTTTACTAAGGCTCTTGCTAAAGAATTAGGGCCCTCTAATATAAGAATTAATGCCATAGCCTGTGGGGTAATTGATACTACTATGAATGATTTCCTCAGTAAAGATGAAAAAGATGAACTGATAAACCAAATACCCCTAATGTCCATGGGAAGCCCCAGTGATGTTGCCAATTTATGTTTATATCTTGCATCTGATAAATCAAAATATATGACAGGACAAATTATTTCCTTAGATGGAGGTATGCTCTAA